GGTCTTATTGACGATCGCCACATTATTTGGGTTAGAATTATTCGTTGAAGCGATCGGACTAGTAGGTGAGACGAGACGACCACTGTTAAATTGGATCAAGAAACTCGTCTTAGCTTTGAGCCATTCAGTCAATAAAAAAAGATAGTACATATGCAGCTCGTTTTTCGAGCTGTATTTTTTTAGAAAAAATTGTCGGCTTTGCGTATTTATAAAGCAAAGGAAGTGATCAGATGAGCGAAAAGAGATTATATGGACGCCAATTAGTAGAAAGTGAGTTGACTTTGGCTGAACAAGATCTGGCCTTGATCAAAAGACCAGCTTTGATCTTAACGAAACTGTTTTTAGTGTGCCAGCGATGTGGACAAAAAACACGCCTAAAAGACTGTCGTTTGCCAAATGGAAAGCATTATTGCCCACACTGTCTGCGATTTGGACGGTTGACTGAAGGAGATGTCTTATGTTCGTTAAAAGAGCCTAATGCATTTTTACCTGTAACATGTGGCTCGTTACCAAAGCTTTCTTTGTGGCAAGAAAAATGTGCCCAAGAATTAGTAGCCGCGCTACGACCAGCTAATAGACATTTATTGTGGGCTGTGACCGGTGCAGGTAAGACTGAGATGCTGTACCCGCTAATAGCAAAAGCCTTACAAAACAAGCTACGGATCTGTTTAGCAACGCCTCGGATCGATGTCTGTAATGAGCTTTATCCACGGCTATCAAAAGTTTTTCCAGAAGTTGAATCAGTTCTTCTATACGGGGCTAGTGTGCAAAAATATCGGTATACGCAAATAGTTTTGTGCACAGTTCATCAATTATTTCGCTTTTATCGGGCTTTTGATCTACTTATTTTGGATGAAACAGATGCCTATCCATTTATCGATAATGCAAGCTTGCATTACGCAGTAGCTAACGCTTGTAAACAAGAAGCAACACAGATCTATCTGACTGCTACTCCTGACGCAAAACTAAGAAAAGCTGTCCGGACTAAAAAAATGGGTCTGACGTATTTACCGCTGCGCTTTCATGAGCAACCGCTCCCCAGTCTCCAGATCAACTATATTAAAGATCTATCACAAAAGCTTCAACGCAAGCGTCCGTTTAAACAATTAGTTCTTCCTTTAAAACGGTGGAGCAAGAATAAAGAACCTTTTTTGATCTTTGTTCCTAAGTTAGCGCTGTTAGCCCCTGTTTTGCAGCTTGTGCAAACTTTAGTCCCGACTTTGAACGGAACGACTGTTCATGCCAGTGATCCTTTGCGTTTAGACAAGGTTCGCCTCCTTCGTCAAGAAAAATACCGTTATTTAGTTACGACGACGATCTTAGAGCGGGGGGTGACTTTGCCTAAACTAAATGTAATGGTTTTTTATGCCGAACTTTTCAAGGAGACGACTCTAGTTCAGATCGCCGGTCGGGTTGGTCGAAGTAAAAAACACCCAACCGGAGATGTTATTTTACTATGTCAAAAACATGCTGAAGTTATCAAAAGAGCTAGATGGCAGATCGATCATGCTAATAAACAAGCAAAGAAGATGCTACGTTATGGCTAAATGTCTTTTATGCGGAAAAACAAGTGATCAAACGCTTGGACTCAAAGAATTGCTATGTTTTGTTCCCTTATATGTGCCACCGATTTGTTTGACTTGTGAGCAAACTTTTGTAAAGCTTCAAGGTCCAGTTTGTCCTAACTGTGATAAACAACAAATGACGCATAAACTATGTAAAGATTGTCAAAAATGGCAGAGCCATTATGGATATTTGATCGCTAACAAAAGTTTTTATCGCTATGACACGCAAGCGATGAAAGATTACTTCGAACGGTATAAATTTTTAGGTGAGTATCGATTGTATCAAGTGTTTGCCCCACTTTTAGTGCAGTATGTCAAAACTTATTTGCGTCTGGGTTGGGGGCTAGTTGTGATCCCAAGTGATGAAGAGACTTTAAAAAAGCGTGGTTATGATCAGGTCAAGAGTTTTTACCAAGGCCTTGAATTTGAAGAGTATTTTTACCATAAGCAAAATTTTGGACGAAAAAAGCAATCACATAAAGCTCGAGCTGAGCGTTTGAGTTCTAACTGTCCTTTTATATATAAAGGTCCAGCCGATCTAAAGCAAAGATCATTTGTGATCGCAGACGACATTTATACGACAGGTAGTACGCTTTATCATGCTGCCTCGTTACTAAAAGCACATAATTGTGGAACGTTACGCTTTGTGACGTTGGCTCGGTAATTTATAAAAAAATCTAAATAATCTGAGTGTATTAATTGTTAATTTAACCGCTTTCCATTATACTAAAGATAGAGATCAGGAAGAGTTAAGAAACTTCCTTGGATCTTTTAAGCATGCTGAATGCTTAGTTGTGAAAGGAGAGGTTATCATGTTAAAGATTAATGTTCGTGGTGAAAATATTGAAGTTACAGGTGCAATTCGAGAATACGTTGAAAAGAAGCTTTCTAAGCTTGAAAAGTATTTCGAAGATACATCCAACTCAACGGCTCATGTAAATTTAAAAGTTTATTCAGATAAAAACAGTAAGGTCGAGGTCACGATCCCGTTACCATACTTAGTTTTAAGAGCTGAAGAAACTTCACCTGATATGTATGCAAGCATTGATCTGGTGACAGATAAGCTTGAGCGTCAGATCAGAAAATACAAAACAAAACTCAACCGTAAGTCGCGTGAACGTGGCTTCAAGAACTTAGGTTTCGTACCGACAGCTGATCCAAAACAAGCTGAGGCCGAAGATAAGAAGTTTGAAGTCGTTCGAACAAAGAACATCTCATTAAAACCGATGGATGTTGAAGAGGCGATCCTTCAAATGGATATGCTAGGGCATGACTTCTTTATCTATGAAGATGCTGAATCTGAAGGCACAAACATCGTATATCGCCGTAAAGACGGACGTTACGGTCTGATCGAAGCTAATAACTAAAAATGATAATCAACGTGATCGCTAGCCTAAAGGTTAGTCGGTCTAGTAATAAACTTTAAAGGTGTTTGCGAAGAGCTTCTTTGTCAAACACCTTTTTGTTGACTAAAAACTTAAGAAACACTTGCTTGGTGATTGTTTACTAATTAATAAAATGATAAAATAAGAAGAAGTATCTTTTTTCCAAAGTGACGCTCAATGTCAGGAATATTCAAAAAAGAATACAGGAAAAACTATTGGACACACTCGTATTGACCTTAAGTGGCTTAAGGGGGATACAAGTGTGTCCAAACAAGATAAATTAAGTGAAGAAAGGGATTATTGATCAAATGGCAAATATCCTCAAAAAATGGGTCGAAAGCGATAAACGTGAATTAAAACGTTTAGGTAAGATCGCTGATAAAGTCGAATCCTATGCTAGTGAGATGGAAGCTTTATCTGATGAAGAGCTACAAGCGAAAACCCCTGAATTTCAACAACGATATAAAGATGGTGAGAGTTTAGATGCGCTTTTACCAGAAGCTTTTGCGGTCGCTCGTGAAGGTGCTAAGCGTGTTTTAGGTCTCTATCCTTACCGAGTACAGATTATTGGGGGGATCGTTTTACATGAAGGTAACATCGCAGAGATGCGGACGGGTGAAGGAAAAACTTTAACAGCTACGATGCCGGTGTATTTAAATGCGATCTCTGGTGAAGGTGTGCATGTCGTAACTGTTAATGAATATCTTTCAGGGCGTGATGCGACTGAGATGGGTGAATTATATAATTGGTTAGGTTTATCTGTTGGGTTGAATATTGCAGATAAGACACCTGAAGAAAAACGAGCTGCTTATGCATGTGATATCACCTACTCGACTAATAGTGAACTTGGCTTTGACTACTTACGCGATAACATGGTCGTTTACCGCGAAGATATGGTCCAACGCCCATTGAACTTTGTTATTGTCGATGAGGTCGATTCGATCTTGATCGATGAAGCAAGAACCCCCTTGATCATTTCAGGACAGGCTACGACACCAACACAACTTTATACGCGTGCCGATCGCTTTGCTAAAACTTTAGTCAAAGATGAAGACTTCAAGATCGATCTAGAATCAAAAACAGTCGCTTTGACTGAAGACGGGATCCGCAAAGGTGAGAAATATTTTGGTTTGACGAACTTATTTGATCCTGATAATACAGCTTTGAACCATCATTTAGATAACGCTTTGCGGGCTAACTACATTATGTTACGGGATAAAGACTATGTGGTCCAAAATGATGAAGTTATGATCGTTGACCAATTTACAGGACGGATCATGGACGGACGTCGTTATTCTGATGGATTGCATCAAGCGATCGAAGCTAAAGAACATGTTAAGATCGAAGAAGAAACAAAGACGATGGCAAACATCACTTACCAAAACTTCTTTAGAATGTATAAAAAACTTGCTGGGATGACTGGGACGGCTAAAACAGAAGAAGAAGAGTTCCGTGAGATCTACAATATGGAGGTTATCACGATCCCGACAAACCGTCCGATCCAACGTGAAGATCGCCCAGATTTATTATATGGAACGCTAGAAGGTAAATTTAGAGCTGTCGTCCAAGATATCAAAGAACGCCACGCTAAAGGTCAACCAGTCTTAGTCGGGACCGTTGCAGTCGAGACTTCTGAACTTCTTTCGCATATGCTTGACCAAGAAAAGATCCCACATGCTGTTTTGAACGCTAAAAACCATGCCAAGGAAGCTGAGATCGTTGTGAATGCTGGTCAACGTGGAGCAGTTACGATCGCAACGAACATGGCTGGGCGTGGGACTGATATCAAACTGGGACCAGGTGTGCGTGAATTAGGTGGATTGGCGGTTATCGGAACAGAGCGCCACGAATCTCGCCGGATTGATAATCAGTTGCGCGGTCGTTCTGGACGCCAAGGTGATGTAGGGCTTACTCAATTTTATCTTTCACTGGAAGATGATCTGATGTTACGCTTTGGTTCTGAACGGATCAAGCGTTTCCTTGAATCGATGAATTACGAAGATGATGATGATGCATTAGTTCAATCAAAATTGATCACACGACAAGTTGAATCAGCTCAAAAACGGGTTGAAGGTAACAACTACGATACGCGGAAACAAGTTTTGCAATATGATGATGTGATGCGTGCTCAGCGTGAAGTCATCTATGATCAAAGACAACAAGTCATCATGGAAGAAAAGTCACTTAAAAATGTGATCATGCCAATGATCAAGCGGACAGTCGAGCATAACGTGCAAATGAATACGGCTGGTGACAAAAAAGATTGGAATTTAGATGGGATCGTTGATTTTGCGATCGGAGCAATGGTCAAAGAAGATAGTCTAAAGAAGAACGATCTTTTAGGCAAATCGGCGCAAGAGATCACAGATCTTTTGATGCAAAAGGCCGAAGAAAACTACGCTACAAAAGAATCTCAACTTGCAGATCAAGCTCAGATGCTCGAGTTTGAAAAAGTTGTGATCTTACGAGTTGTTGATGCACGCTGGACAGACCATATCGATGAGATGGACCAATTACGGCAATCGATCGGGTTGCGTGGTTATGGACAATTGAACCCGTTAGTCGAGTATCAAGCAGATGGTTTTAGAATGTTTGAACAAATGATCGGTGATATCGAATATGATGTGACGCGTCTCTTTATGAAAGCAGAGATCAGACAAAATATTAGCCGCTAAGCACCAATTTTAGGAGATTTTTATGGAATTTAGTGAATATAAGAAAGAGATCGAAATGATGGGAAATAAGATCTCGGACTTTAGGGGGTCTCTTTGACTTAGAAAGTCTAGAAGAGATCATTTCAGAAAATGAGATGAAGATGGCTGAACCAGGTTTTTGGGATGACCAAGAAGCTGCTCAAAAGATCATCAATGAAAATAATGAGCTCAAAGCTAAATATGATAATTTCCATCAATTAGCGACTGGTGTTGAGGAACTCGAGGTATTGCTCGAATTAGTACAAGAAACACCAGATGATCAAGATAGTTTAGCTGAATTAGCTCAAGTTTATGAAAAAACGACTAAACAGCTCGAAGCCTACGAACTATCCTTACTATTGAACGAACCATATGATAAAAATAATGCGATCTTAGAGATCCATCCCGGAGCTGGGGGGACAGAGTCGCAAGATTGGGGTTCGATGCTACTAAGAATGTATATTCGTTGGGCTGAACAACATAATTTTAAAGTAACGACAGAAGATTACCAACTAGGTGACGAAGCGGGGATCAAGTCAGTCACTTTGACGATCTCAGGACATAATGCATATGGCTATTTGCGTAGTGAAAAGGGTGTTCATCGGCTGGTGCGGATCTCGCCTTTTGACTCAGCTGGGAGAAGGCATACTTCATTTGCTTCTATCAATGTGATGCCTGAACTAGAAGACGATGTTTCGATCGAATTACGTCCAGAAGACATCAAAATGGAAGTCTTTCGGGCTAGCGGTGCTGGAGGACAACATATCAACAAGACTTCTTCGGCAGTTCGTTTGATCCATATCCCAACGGGGATCGTTGTTTCTAGTCAAGCGCAACGGTCGCAATTTCAAAACCGAGCAACGGCGGAAAAGATGCTACGGTCAAAACTCTATCAGATCGAATTAGAAGAGCAAGAAAAAAAACGTGCTGAGATCCAAGGTGAACAACTGGATATTGGGTGGGGCTCACAGATCCGTTCTTATGTCTTTCATCCTTATTCAATGGTCAAAGATCACCGCACAAATTATGAGACTGGGAATACTCAAGCGGTAATGGATGGAGACTTAGATGGATTCATCAACGCATATTTACAATGGAAATTACAACGGTCCAATCCAAGCTAAGCTAGATTGGGCAGAAGGGAGCAAAATTTTGATAGAATTTAAAGATGTTGTCAAAGAATATCCAAACGATACTTTGGCGACAGATCATATCTCACTTAAGATCGACCAAGGTGAGTTTGTTTATGTGGTTGGTCCTAGTGGTGCTGGTAAGTCGACTTTTATTAAGATGATGTATCGGGAAGAAGTTCCAACTTCCGGTCAGATCAAAGTCAATGACTATGAACTTGAGACGATGAAACATAATCAAGTGCCTTTTTTGCGACGTGAATTAGGCGTCGTTTTCCAAGATTTCAAACTTTTACCGCGGTTGACAGTCTTTGAAAATGTGGCTTATGCACTTCAAGTTATCGAAAAGACCCCTGATGAAGTCAAAGAACGGGTCGAGTATGTGCTTGAATTAGTTGGGTTAGCTGATAAACGCGATAGTTTCCCAGATGAATTATCTGGTGGGGAACAACAACGGGTCGCTATTGCTCGTGCGATCGCAAATAAGCCAAGTATCGTGATCGCTGATGAACCAACGGGAAATCTTGATCCAGATACAGCGCGTGAGATCATGGAGATCTTCGAAAAAGTCAACGCACAAGGAACAACGGTCGTTATGGCAACGCATAATAGTTTTATCGTTAACGGATACAAACATCGCGTGCTCGAGATCGCAAATGGAAAGATCGTCCGCGATCAAGAGAAAGGAGAATACAACGATGAAAGCAGTAACGGTTAAACGCCATCTGACTGAGAGTTTAAAGAGTTTAAAACGCAATGGTTGGATGTCTGTTGCCGCAGTCAGTGCTGTCACTGTGACGCTGATCTTAGTAGGGGTCTTACTTTCGATCCTTTTAAATATCAATAAAGTTGCGCATGACGTTGAAAATGACGTTCAAGTTCGCGTGATCATCGATCGTGGGACAAATAAAGATCAACAAGCTGAGTTAAAACAAAAATTACAAAAATTAACAGGTGTTAAAAGCGTTAAATACTCGAGTCGTAAAGACGAGTTGGATAATGTTGTTGGAACTTATGGAAAAGAATTTCAACTCTTCAAAGGTGATGACAACCCGCTTTACGACGTTTATATCGTAAATACGACTTCACCAGAACAAACGATCCAAGTTGCTAAAAAAGCTAAAAAATTGCAATATGTTTATGATGCTCGCTATGGGGGAGCTTCGGCTAAGAAACTCTTTAAAGTCGTAGCGTCGATCCAAAGCTGGGGACTTGTGATCAGCCTCTTGTTATTGTTTGTCGCAGTCTTTTTGATCTCAAACACGATCAGGATCACGATCTTATCACGTGAAAATGAGATCTCGATCATGCGTCTTGTTGGGGCAACGAATAGCTATATTCGCTGGCCGTTTATTTTAGAAGGTGCTTGGACTGGATTTTTTGGGGCTTTATTGCCGATCATTTTAGTTGACGTGGCTTATATTTGGCTCTACAACGTTATGACAGGTGCATTAGTAAGCACAAATTATCATCTGTTGACACCAGGGATGTTCTTATGGCAGATCGACCTTCTCTTAGCTGTGATCGGGATCGGGATCGGTGCGATCGGTGCAGGGCTTTCAATGAGTCGTTTCTTGAAGATCTAAATTATCAAGGTATTAGCTAAAATTATTTGGCTGATGCCTTTTTTATTTGAAAGGGTCAAAATGTGTTTCTCACTCAAAAAATTGGTATAATAGAAGCAAATTGTTTAGAAAGGAATTGAAGTTGTTGCAAGTTATCCAAACTCTAGGTCTATTTTTGATCCAACCACTTTTTTTGTTAGGCCTCTTTATGACAGTTGGAAGTTATTTTTTACGTTTGAAAAATGAACGTCAAAACTTCCGGATCGCGATCGATCGTGATTTTTATGAAGGTAGACATTTTATCAAACAAGGACTTTTATTTTTAGTATTTGGCTCGATCGCGACTTTGATCTTCCATTATACTTTACCACTAGAGATCTTTTATCTTTACCAAGCTTTAGCCTTAGTGGCTTTGTTATTGATAAATTTTTGTGACCTGAGTTTATGGGCTCTCCTTCTTTCGGGAGCAACACCCTTAGTTCTCCAAATATTTGCGATAAAGACAACAAATATGTTTATCCCAACCACGCTACCTACAAATTACGGGCTGATGCTTTTTTTGTTAGTTGCTTTACTGGCTTTGTTCCAAGCTCATTTGACACGTTTAGACCGTGCAGAATGGTTTAGCCCAAAGATCAGCCAAGGTAAACGTGGACGTCGGATCGTCGGCTATTTTTGGCGGACTTTCACGGTCTTTCCACTAGTGCTTTTTATGCCCCAAACTCCGTGGAGTGCTCTAGGAGATCTCAATAGTTATGGAACAAAGATCTTGATCGTCCCATTTTTGGTGGGCGCTGTTTGTCATATTTACAAGCAAGTTCCAGCAGCAGCGTTAAAATTTCGGCGAGGTCAAAGCCTAGTAATTGCAGGTTTAGCGTTGCTTTTAGGGGGGCTCAGTTACTTTTTACCTGAGACGACTCTATTCGGATTAGCTTTGCTAGGGGGCGTTTTACTTTGGCAAGCATTTAAACGACGTCAAGTCGACCGTCAAGCTAAACGGTGGTATGTTGAAACATCAGAAGGTGTTCGGATCGTAGCGATCAAGCCAGAGACACCTGCAGCGAAGATGAAGTTAGAAATTGGAGATATCATTTTAGAATGCAATGGGTCAAAAGTTGCAACGAGTGATGAATTATATAAAGCACTCCAAAAAGATCCAGCTTATTGCCGTTTAAAAGTCAAAAATTTTGAGGGTGAACTAAAATTAGCTGAAAGTGCGATCTACTCCGATTCACCACATGAGATCGGACTTGTGCTATTTGGCTAAAATGAAATTACAAGGGGGCCTATCTAGATAATGATAGGACAAGAACAGTGAAAAAAATATTAGTAGTTGAAGATGATGTGGCGATCCAATTGTTATTAAAGTATAATTTGACTCAAGCCGGTTATGAACCAACGATCATCGCAGATGGAAAAGAAGGTTATTTAGCGGCACTTAAAGGTAATTACGCACATATTTTACTTGATGTGATGTTACCTAATTTAGATGGCATCGAGATCACTAAAAAATTGCGTCAAGAAAAAGTTAAAACTCCGATCATGATCATCACTGCTAAAAATCAGGAGTATGATAAGATCATTGGTCTTGAGTTAGGCGCTGACGACTATTTGACGAAACCTTTTTCGCCTCGTGAAGTGATCGCTCGCTTAAAGGCCATCGAGCGTCGGATGGAACTTACTAAAGAAGAACAATATGTAGCGCCCAAAGAAGAGTTGAACAATGTCTATGTTTTCGAAGATTTTACACTTGATCTTGATCAAGTCAAAGTTTTAAAAGACGGTGTTGCAGTCAAATTGACCCCAAAAGAATTTGAACTGTTAGCATATTTCGTCAAACGCGCAGGTAAAGTTTTGAGTCGCGAAAAGCTCCTCAATGGTGTTTGGGGGTACGATTATGTTGGTCAAACCCGGATGGTCGACATGCACGTTAGCCATTTGCGTGAAAAGATCGAACCAGATCCAAAAGCTCCTCGCTATATTCAAACTTTACGCGGTTTTGGGTATCGTTTCAATGGAAAAGAAAAAACTTTGGTCTGATCATTTGTTCCGATATTTTTGGTATGCTTTAGCTGAATTGATGCTAGTCGTCACTATTTATGGCGTGATCTTTCATGAGCATTTTTGGGCGGTTTGGCGTAAAGAAGGCGTTGCTTGGATCTTACTTGCGATCGTTATCGTAAGTGGGGGTAATTTTTTGATTTTTGAATATCAAAAAAGAGAACGTCAAAAGAGTAGCCGATTATTGGAACAAAAATTAGAAGAATTGATCATAGGTCGACCTTCACGGCACGTTTTATTAAATCCAGCAGATGAATATTACGAATTAGCCAAGCAAGTCAACCGCCTGCAGTCGAAACAACGACAAAGGAATCGGCGTTTCGAGCAACAAGGTCGTGATTACTTGACTTTGCTCCATTCTTTGAAAGGTGGCGTGGCAGTTTTTGATCAAAATAAGCAGTTGAACTTGACAAACCATGTTTTTCGTAATGAACTCCAAAGTATGATCGAACCTTTAGGAAAACCATTTTATTTGATCTTTTTAGATGCTAAATTGATCGCTTTGACTGAAAAAGTTTATCAAACTAAGCAAGATCAGCACACTTTATGGTATGATCGTGGACGAGACTCTTGGTTTGATGTGCAATTTATCTATGTACCATTGAGTAGTTCTCATTATTCTGTGATGGTGATCTTTAATGATATTACGAATACTAAACGTTTAGAACAAAAGCAACGTGATTTTATGGCAAATGCAAGTCATGAGTTACGCACGCCTTTGACGGCGATCCAAGGTTTTAGTGAGACTTTGCTTGATGGAGCTTTGGCAGATGAAGCGACTGCGCGTGATTTTTTAGAGATCATTTTAGCGCAAAGCAACCATTTAAAAGAATTGATCGATGATATCTCGGCTTTGGCTAAAGATGACCCACAAGCTGAGTTGCAATTGACGCAGTTGCAGATCGCCGACCTCTGTCAGCAACTTTTGGCCGGCTATACTGCTCAGATCGAAGCAAAAAAATTAACAGTTATGTTAGAGATCGAACCTGGGCTCAAGGTTACGACCGATCGACGTTACTTACAACATATCATGACCAATCTTTTTCAAAATGCAATACGTTATAACACTTTGGGTGGTCAGATCAAGATCGTGGCTAAGAAGGCTGAGACAACTTGGTCGTTAGCAGTCACTAATACAGGTCCAGCGATCAAGGAAACTGATAAGGCTAAGATCTTTGATCGCTTTTATCGAGCTGAAAGCTCACATACGACGAAAGGCAGTGGCCTTGGACTTTCGATCGTCAAAGAATCTGTTCAGATATTAAGGGGCAAGATCACAGTTATGAGCGCTGAAAATAAGCCGACTTGCTTTGAAGTTACTTTGCCCCTAGACGAAAATTATCTTAAAATAAAGAAGGACAATGAATATTATGAAAAAGAAATTATATCGTTCAAATGATAGTGTGATCTGTGGTGTTTGTGGTGGGATCGCTGAATATTTTGGCCTTTCACCCTGGGTCGTACGGATCACATATTTAGTGGTCGCGATCTTATGTAAGTTCATTCCACTATTAGTTTACGTTCCGATCATTATTTATGCAGTGCTAGCTTTTACACTACCTAAAAAACCAGGTAAAAGTTATAATGATCTGATCACTTTACTTGAAAGCTGGAATAAAAAAGCTGATGGTGAGCGTAAAGAAGTGGTCGATGCTAAAGAAAGAGATGTCAAACAAAATAAAAATAAGTAAAGAAAGGAAAAGCTATCGTAGCACAACAGAATTTGAAAGTCAGTGCACAGGATAGTCGCAACAGAAAATGAATTTTTGGCAACGAACATTGATAAATGTATTGGTCTTTTTAGCAACAGCTGGTTTTTTCCCAGATTACTTCCATGTTTCTAGTGTTTGGGTCGCATTTATCGCCGCAGTTGTTTTAGGACTTTTAAATATGTTCGTCAAACCGTTATTAGTAGTATTGTCGTTACCGATAACGGTCATGACTTTGGGTGTTTTTTATCTTTTTATCAATGGATTTATGCTCGAGATGACTTCATTTTTAGTCGGGTCATCTTTTGAATTTTCGAGTTTTGGTTCTGCGTTGTTAGTTGCGATCATTTTAAGTGTCGTTAATTTGATCATTACAAATTATGCAACGCAAAATCGTATTTAAATAAGGAAGGTGTATCTGATGGAAAATGCAGTCAGTGTTAGAGAACTTGTATTAGAGACGAGTAATCTAGAAGTATATTCTGGAATGCAGTATTTGGATGAAAGAATGGTCACAACGGAAGATATCTCTCGTCCTGGACTTGAGTTGACAGGTTATTTCGATTATTATCCCGAAGAACGCATCCAACTTTTTGGAATGACTGAGATCTCATATGGAAATAAGATGTCAAAAGAGGATCGAAAAAAGATCATGGAACGTTTATGCGGTAAAGATACGCCTTGCTTTGTCGTTTCACGTTATTTGGTCGTTCCAGCCGAAATGAAAGAAGCTGCTGATGAACACCATATTCCGATCTTACGTTCAAAATTACCGACAACGCGGGTCTCTGCTAAGTTGACTGATTACTTGAGTGGACGGTTGGCACCTAAAAAATCTCTGCATGGGGTCTTGATGGATATTTACGGTCTGGGGGTCTTGATCACAGGTGATTCAGGTGTCG
This window of the Ligilactobacillus faecis genome carries:
- a CDS encoding DEAD/DEAH box helicase family protein, producing MSEKRLYGRQLVESELTLAEQDLALIKRPALILTKLFLVCQRCGQKTRLKDCRLPNGKHYCPHCLRFGRLTEGDVLCSLKEPNAFLPVTCGSLPKLSLWQEKCAQELVAALRPANRHLLWAVTGAGKTEMLYPLIAKALQNKLRICLATPRIDVCNELYPRLSKVFPEVESVLLYGASVQKYRYTQIVLCTVHQLFRFYRAFDLLILDETDAYPFIDNASLHYAVANACKQEATQIYLTATPDAKLRKAVRTKKMGLTYLPLRFHEQPLPSLQINYIKDLSQKLQRKRPFKQLVLPLKRWSKNKEPFLIFVPKLALLAPVLQLVQTLVPTLNGTTVHASDPLRLDKVRLLRQEKYRYLVTTTILERGVTLPKLNVMVFYAELFKETTLVQIAGRVGRSKKHPTGDVILLCQKHAEVIKRARWQIDHANKQAKKMLRYG
- a CDS encoding ComF family protein, translated to MAKCLLCGKTSDQTLGLKELLCFVPLYVPPICLTCEQTFVKLQGPVCPNCDKQQMTHKLCKDCQKWQSHYGYLIANKSFYRYDTQAMKDYFERYKFLGEYRLYQVFAPLLVQYVKTYLRLGWGLVVIPSDEETLKKRGYDQVKSFYQGLEFEEYFYHKQNFGRKKQSHKARAERLSSNCPFIYKGPADLKQRSFVIADDIYTTGSTLYHAASLLKAHNCGTLRFVTLAR
- the hpf gene encoding ribosome hibernation-promoting factor, HPF/YfiA family, with amino-acid sequence MLKINVRGENIEVTGAIREYVEKKLSKLEKYFEDTSNSTAHVNLKVYSDKNSKVEVTIPLPYLVLRAEETSPDMYASIDLVTDKLERQIRKYKTKLNRKSRERGFKNLGFVPTADPKQAEAEDKKFEVVRTKNISLKPMDVEEAILQMDMLGHDFFIYEDAESEGTNIVYRRKDGRYGLIEANN
- the secA gene encoding preprotein translocase subunit SecA, with the protein product MANILKKWVESDKRELKRLGKIADKVESYASEMEALSDEELQAKTPEFQQRYKDGESLDALLPEAFAVAREGAKRVLGLYPYRVQIIGGIVLHEGNIAEMRTGEGKTLTATMPVYLNAISGEGVHVVTVNEYLSGRDATEMGELYNWLGLSVGLNIADKTPEEKRAAYACDITYSTNSELGFDYLRDNMVVYREDMVQRPLNFVIVDEVDSILIDEARTPLIISGQATTPTQLYTRADRFAKTLVKDEDFKIDLESKTVALTEDGIRKGEKYFGLTNLFDPDNTALNHHLDNALRANYIMLRDKDYVVQNDEVMIVDQFTGRIMDGRRYSDGLHQAIEAKEHVKIEEETKTMANITYQNFFRMYKKLAGMTGTAKTEEEEFREIYNMEVITIPTNRPIQREDRPDLLYGTLEGKFRAVVQDIKERHAKGQPVLVGTVAVETSELLSHMLDQEKIPHAVLNAKNHAKEAEIVVNAGQRGAVTIATNMAGRGTDIKLGPGVRELGGLAVIGTERHESRRIDNQLRGRSGRQGDVGLTQFYLSLEDDLMLRFGSERIKRFLESMNYEDDDDALVQSKLITRQVESAQKRVEGNNYDTRKQVLQYDDVMRAQREVIYDQRQQVIMEEKSLKNVIMPMIKRTVEHNVQMNTAGDKKDWNLDGIVDFAIGAMVKEDSLKKNDLLGKSAQEITDLLMQKAEENYATKESQLADQAQMLEFEKVVILRVVDARWTDHIDEMDQLRQSIGLRGYGQLNPLVEYQADGFRMFEQMIGDIEYDVTRLFMKAEIRQNISR
- the prfB gene encoding peptide chain release factor 2 (programmed frameshift) is translated as MEFSEYKKEIEMMGNKISDFRGSLDLESLEEIISENEMKMAEPGFWDDQEAAQKIINENNELKAKYDNFHQLATGVEELEVLLELVQETPDDQDSLAELAQVYEKTTKQLEAYELSLLLNEPYDKNNAILEIHPGAGGTESQDWGSMLLRMYIRWAEQHNFKVTTEDYQLGDEAGIKSVTLTISGHNAYGYLRSEKGVHRLVRISPFDSAGRRHTSFASINVMPELEDDVSIELRPEDIKMEVFRASGAGGQHINKTSSAVRLIHIPTGIVVSSQAQRSQFQNRATAEKMLRSKLYQIELEEQEKKRAEIQGEQLDIGWGSQIRSYVFHPYSMVKDHRTNYETGNTQAVMDGDLDGFINAYLQWKLQRSNPS
- the ftsE gene encoding cell division ATP-binding protein FtsE, whose amino-acid sequence is MIEFKDVVKEYPNDTLATDHISLKIDQGEFVYVVGPSGAGKSTFIKMMYREEVPTSGQIKVNDYELETMKHNQVPFLRRELGVVFQDFKLLPRLTVFENVAYALQVIEKTPDEVKERVEYVLELVGLADKRDSFPDELSGGEQQRVAIARAIANKPSIVIADEPTGNLDPDTAREIMEIFEKVNAQGTTVVMATHNSFIVNGYKHRVLEIANGKIVRDQEKGEYNDESSNG
- the ftsX gene encoding permease-like cell division protein FtsX, with the protein product MKAVTVKRHLTESLKSLKRNGWMSVAAVSAVTVTLILVGVLLSILLNINKVAHDVENDVQVRVIIDRGTNKDQQAELKQKLQKLTGVKSVKYSSRKDELDNVVGTYGKEFQLFKGDDNPLYDVYIVNTTSPEQTIQVAKKAKKLQYVYDARYGGASAKKLFKVVASIQSWGLVISLLLLFVAVFLISNTIRITILSRENEISIMRLVGATNSYIRWPFILEGAWTGFFGALLPIILVDVAYIWLYNVMTGALVSTNYHLLTPGMFLWQIDLLLAVIGIGIGAIGAGLSMSRFLKI